In one Pseudomonas fitomaticsae genomic region, the following are encoded:
- the ptsN gene encoding PTS IIA-like nitrogen regulatory protein PtsN translates to MIRLESILTPGRSLVNVPGGSKKKALEQIANLIAREVPDLEMQDVFEALIAREKLGSTGFGNGIAIPHCRLKGCEAPISALMHLDAPIDFDAIDGAPVDLLFVLLVPEAATDAHLELLRQIASMLDRKDVRDRLRSAPSNEALYQVVLEEQNRP, encoded by the coding sequence ATGATCCGACTTGAAAGTATCCTGACCCCCGGCCGTTCCCTGGTGAACGTGCCGGGCGGCAGTAAAAAGAAAGCCCTCGAACAAATTGCCAACCTGATCGCCCGGGAAGTTCCGGATCTGGAGATGCAAGATGTCTTCGAGGCATTGATTGCCCGTGAAAAACTGGGTTCCACCGGTTTTGGCAACGGCATCGCCATTCCCCACTGCCGCCTCAAGGGCTGCGAAGCGCCGATCAGTGCGCTGATGCACCTTGATGCCCCTATCGATTTCGACGCTATCGACGGCGCGCCTGTGGACCTGCTGTTCGTCCTGCTGGTGCCGGAAGCCGCCACCGATGCGCACCTGGAGCTGTTACGCCAGATCGCCAGCATGCTCGACCGCAAGGACGTGCGCGACAGACTGCGCAGCGCGCCAAGCAACGAAGCCTTGTACCAGGTTGTACTGGAAGAACAGAACAGGCCGTAA
- the mlaE gene encoding lipid asymmetry maintenance ABC transporter permease subunit MlaE, translating to MRRITLMERVRRFGQAGIDSVAVFGRSTLFLFHALLGRGGIGGGFGLLVKQLHSVGVMSLVIIVVSGIFIGMVLALQGFNILSSYGSEQAVGQMVALTLLRELGPVVTALLFAGRAGSALTAEIGNMKSTEQLSSLEMIGVDPLKYIIAPRLWAGFISLPVLAMIFSVVGIWGGSWVAVDWLGVYEGSYWSNMQNSVSFGDDVLNGIIKSAVFAFVVTWIAVFQGYDCEPTSEGISRATTKTVVYASLAVLGLDFILTALMFGDF from the coding sequence ATGCGCAGAATTACATTAATGGAGCGTGTGCGTCGTTTCGGCCAGGCCGGGATCGACAGCGTCGCGGTGTTTGGGCGTTCGACCCTGTTCCTGTTTCATGCCTTGCTCGGGCGTGGCGGCATCGGTGGCGGATTTGGCCTGCTGGTCAAGCAGTTGCATTCCGTCGGCGTGATGTCGCTGGTGATCATCGTGGTGTCCGGGATCTTCATCGGCATGGTGCTGGCGCTGCAAGGCTTCAACATCCTGTCGAGCTACGGCTCGGAGCAGGCCGTCGGGCAGATGGTGGCGCTGACCCTGTTGCGTGAGCTGGGGCCGGTGGTGACCGCGCTGTTGTTCGCCGGGCGTGCCGGTTCGGCGCTGACGGCGGAAATCGGCAACATGAAATCCACCGAACAGCTGTCCAGCCTGGAAATGATCGGGGTCGACCCGCTCAAGTACATCATCGCCCCGCGTCTGTGGGCCGGCTTCATTTCCCTGCCTGTGCTGGCGATGATCTTCAGCGTGGTCGGCATCTGGGGCGGTTCGTGGGTAGCCGTCGACTGGCTGGGCGTCTACGAAGGTTCCTACTGGTCGAACATGCAGAACAGCGTGAGCTTCGGTGACGATGTGCTCAACGGCATCATCAAAAGTGCAGTATTCGCTTTTGTCGTCACCTGGATCGCCGTATTTCAAGGCTATGACTGCGAACCCACTTCCGAGGGGATCAGCCGTGCCACCACCAAGACCGTGGTTTACGCCTCGCTGGCAGTCCTCGGCCTGGACTTTATTCTGACCGCTTTGATGTTTGGAGATTTCTGA
- the hpf gene encoding ribosome hibernation-promoting factor, HPF/YfiA family: MQVNISGHQLEVTQPLREYVEQKLKRLEGHFDKITNVQVTMCVEKLKQKIEATLHIPGNEVVANAEHTDMYAAIDALTDKLDKQLKKHKEKTQSLLQGATGR, encoded by the coding sequence ATGCAAGTCAACATCAGTGGACACCAACTGGAAGTTACCCAACCTCTCCGTGAGTACGTTGAGCAAAAGCTCAAGAGGCTTGAGGGACATTTCGACAAGATCACCAACGTGCAAGTCACGATGTGCGTCGAAAAGCTGAAGCAGAAAATCGAAGCCACGCTGCATATTCCCGGCAATGAGGTCGTCGCAAACGCGGAACATACCGATATGTACGCTGCGATCGACGCGCTGACCGACAAGCTTGATAAACAACTCAAAAAGCATAAGGAAAAGACCCAGAGCCTGCTTCAGGGCGCTACCGGTCGATAA
- a CDS encoding KdsC family phosphatase translates to MSTDLLQRGKAIKLAVFDVDGVLTDGRLYFLEDGSEFKTFNTLDGQGIKMLMNAGVQTAIISGRKTPVVERRAKNLGIPHLFQGREDKLVVLDGLLEQLGLSYEQVAYLGDDLPDLPVIRRVGLGMAVANAAAFVREHAHGVTQARGGEGAAREFCELILRAQGSLDAANNAYL, encoded by the coding sequence ATGAGCACCGATCTGCTGCAACGCGGCAAAGCCATCAAACTGGCAGTTTTCGACGTCGACGGTGTCCTCACCGACGGGCGCCTGTACTTCCTGGAAGACGGCAGCGAGTTCAAGACTTTCAATACGCTCGACGGTCAGGGCATCAAGATGCTGATGAATGCCGGCGTACAGACAGCCATCATCAGCGGTCGCAAGACCCCGGTGGTCGAGCGTCGGGCAAAGAATCTGGGGATCCCGCATCTGTTTCAGGGCCGCGAAGACAAACTGGTCGTTCTCGACGGTCTTCTGGAGCAACTGGGCCTAAGCTATGAGCAAGTGGCTTACCTCGGCGACGACCTGCCGGATCTGCCGGTAATCCGCCGTGTGGGGCTGGGCATGGCCGTAGCCAACGCCGCCGCCTTTGTACGCGAACACGCTCACGGCGTGACCCAGGCCCGTGGCGGCGAAGGTGCCGCCCGCGAATTCTGCGAACTGATCCTGCGCGCCCAAGGCAGCCTCGATGCCGCCAACAACGCGTACCTGTGA
- a CDS encoding ZIP family metal transporter, translating into MGTETLAIGSGRMFRYAIGSLLLLAGMTLLVAHGLEWLNLEPRLSRALQGGAICALGTALGAVPVLVIRNMPQALGDTLLGFGAGVMLAATAFSLIVPGIAAAESLGLSPWGASGLICFGIMLGAFGLYLVDRRVSGASPEMLIGTVEHPVIPPRIWLFVFAIIAHNIPEGMAVGVSAGGGMPDADSLAMGIALQDVPEGLVIALVLAGAGMSRVKAFLIGAASGLVEPVFALLCAWLVSLAELLLPLGLALAAGAMLLVVTHEVIPESRRNGHEKLASLGLLIGFCLMMVMDTALG; encoded by the coding sequence ATGGGCACTGAAACACTGGCGATCGGAAGTGGGCGTATGTTTCGTTACGCAATTGGATCGCTGCTGCTGTTGGCGGGCATGACCTTGCTGGTCGCCCACGGACTCGAATGGCTGAATCTGGAACCGAGGCTATCGCGTGCGTTGCAGGGTGGCGCAATCTGCGCCCTCGGCACCGCGCTCGGCGCGGTTCCGGTGCTGGTGATCCGCAACATGCCCCAGGCGCTGGGCGATACGCTGCTGGGTTTTGGCGCCGGTGTGATGCTGGCGGCGACCGCGTTTTCGCTGATCGTGCCCGGGATTGCCGCTGCCGAAAGTCTGGGCCTGAGCCCATGGGGCGCCAGTGGCCTGATCTGTTTCGGCATCATGCTTGGGGCGTTCGGCCTGTATCTGGTTGATCGCCGGGTGTCGGGCGCCTCGCCGGAAATGCTCATCGGCACCGTCGAGCATCCGGTGATTCCGCCGCGGATCTGGTTGTTCGTGTTCGCCATCATTGCCCATAACATCCCGGAAGGCATGGCGGTCGGTGTCTCGGCTGGGGGTGGAATGCCGGACGCTGACAGTCTGGCGATGGGCATTGCCTTGCAGGATGTGCCGGAAGGGCTGGTGATTGCACTGGTACTGGCCGGTGCCGGGATGTCGCGGGTCAAGGCGTTTTTGATTGGCGCAGCGTCAGGTCTGGTCGAACCGGTGTTTGCATTGCTCTGTGCGTGGCTGGTCAGCCTCGCCGAATTGTTGCTGCCCCTGGGATTGGCACTGGCGGCGGGGGCCATGTTGTTGGTGGTGACTCACGAGGTCATTCCGGAGTCGCGACGCAATGGCCACGAGAAGCTGGCAAGCCTCGGATTGTTGATTGGCTTCTGTCTGATGATGGTGATGGATACGGCGTTGGGCTGA
- the lptC gene encoding LPS export ABC transporter periplasmic protein LptC: protein MFSKKFRNILLFGCIAAIFGAVGYWNISPERFLDKPPVSAEESPIDWYATNTHTIQYLEDGKVQYEMTSDKAEHVKATDITLVTKPDLNMFRGTDFPWHVTSERGEVNSGGTEVELIDSVRVKRTDEKNRDTLITSTRMTVFPQQQYAQTQQPVRIDGAGGVSTGVGMKAYLKESRIHLLSNVRGQYEAR from the coding sequence ATGTTTAGCAAAAAGTTTCGCAACATCCTGCTGTTCGGTTGCATCGCAGCGATTTTCGGTGCGGTCGGCTACTGGAACATCAGCCCGGAACGCTTCCTCGACAAACCGCCGGTTTCGGCAGAGGAAAGCCCGATCGACTGGTATGCGACCAATACCCACACGATCCAGTACCTCGAAGACGGCAAAGTGCAGTACGAAATGACGTCCGACAAGGCCGAGCACGTCAAGGCGACCGACATTACACTGGTCACCAAACCTGATCTGAACATGTTCCGTGGCACCGATTTCCCATGGCACGTGACCAGTGAACGCGGTGAAGTGAACTCCGGCGGCACCGAGGTCGAGCTGATCGACTCGGTACGCGTCAAGCGCACCGACGAAAAGAACCGCGACACCCTGATCACCTCCACTCGCATGACGGTGTTCCCGCAGCAGCAATATGCGCAGACCCAGCAACCCGTTAGAATCGACGGCGCTGGCGGTGTATCGACTGGCGTAGGAATGAAAGCGTATTTGAAGGAAAGCAGGATACACCTGCTATCGAACGTAAGAGGACAGTATGAGGCTCGTTAA
- a CDS encoding KpsF/GutQ family sugar-phosphate isomerase, which translates to MSQTSDLIQSAQRTIRLEVEAVQGLLPHIDADFVRACEMILASKGRVVVVGMGKSGHIGNKIAATLASTGTPAFFVHPAEASHGDMGMITRDDVILALSNSGSTNEIVTLLPLIKRLGIQLISVTGNPQSPLAKAAEVNLNVHVEHEACPLNLAPTSSTTAALVMGDALAVALLEARGFTAEDFAFSHPGGALGRRLLLKVENVMHAGQELPQVQRGTLLKDALMEMTRKGLGMTVILEADGKLAGIFTDGDLRRTLDRSIDIHSATIDQVMTVHGKTARAEMLAAEALKIMEDHRINALVVVDEEDRPIGAFNLSDLLRAGVM; encoded by the coding sequence ATGAGCCAAACCAGCGACCTGATTCAATCGGCACAACGCACCATCCGCCTCGAAGTGGAAGCCGTACAAGGCTTGTTGCCCCATATCGACGCCGATTTCGTACGCGCTTGCGAGATGATTCTGGCCAGCAAGGGCCGTGTGGTCGTGGTCGGCATGGGCAAATCCGGGCACATCGGCAACAAGATTGCCGCGACCCTGGCCAGCACCGGCACCCCGGCGTTTTTCGTACACCCGGCCGAGGCCAGCCACGGCGACATGGGCATGATCACCCGTGACGACGTGATTCTGGCCCTGTCAAATTCCGGCTCCACCAACGAAATCGTCACCCTGCTGCCACTGATCAAGCGCCTGGGCATCCAGCTGATCAGCGTCACCGGCAACCCGCAATCGCCGCTGGCCAAGGCCGCCGAGGTCAACCTCAACGTTCACGTCGAGCACGAAGCCTGCCCGCTGAACCTGGCACCGACCTCCTCGACCACCGCCGCACTGGTCATGGGCGATGCCCTGGCCGTGGCGCTGCTGGAGGCGCGCGGCTTCACTGCCGAAGATTTCGCCTTTTCCCACCCGGGCGGCGCCCTTGGCCGACGTCTTCTGCTGAAAGTGGAAAATGTCATGCACGCCGGCCAGGAACTGCCGCAGGTACAGCGCGGCACCCTGCTCAAGGACGCGTTGATGGAAATGACCCGCAAGGGTCTGGGCATGACCGTCATTCTGGAAGCCGACGGCAAACTGGCCGGGATCTTCACTGACGGCGACCTGCGCCGCACCCTGGATCGCAGCATCGATATCCACAGCGCCACCATCGACCAGGTAATGACCGTGCACGGCAAGACCGCCCGCGCCGAAATGCTCGCCGCCGAAGCCCTGAAAATCATGGAAGACCACCGAATCAACGCACTGGTTGTCGTGGATGAAGAAGACCGCCCGATCGGCGCCTTCAACCTCTCCGATCTGCTGCGCGCAGGAGTGATGTAA
- a CDS encoding RNA polymerase factor sigma-54, with protein sequence MKPSLVLRMGQQLTMTPQLQQAIRLLQLSTLDLQQEIQEALESNPMLERQEDGDDFDNSDPMADNAEQKPNTEIQEPSYQETAPTVDNLEDGEWNERIPNELPVDTAWEDVYQTSASSLPSSDDDEWDFTTRTSAGESLQSHLLWQLNLAPMSDTDRLIAVTLIDCINNQGYLDETLEEILDAFDPELDIELDEIEAVLHRIQQFEPAGIGARNLGECLLLQLRQLSARTPWLTEAKRLVTDYIDLLGSRDYSQLMRRMKLKEDELRQVIELVQSLNPRPGSQIESTEAEYVVPDVIVRKDNERWLVELNQESVPRLRVNAQYAGFVRRADTSADNTFMRNQLQEARWFIKSLQSRNETLMKVATQIVEHQRGFLEYGDEAMKPLVLHDIAEAVGMHESTISRVTTQKFMHTPRGIYELKYFFSSHVSTSEGGECSSTAIRAIIKKLVAAENQKKPLSDSKIAGLLEAQGIQVARRTVAKYRESLGIAPSSERKRLM encoded by the coding sequence ATGAAACCATCGCTAGTCTTGAGAATGGGCCAGCAGCTGACGATGACACCGCAGCTGCAACAGGCCATCCGCCTGCTCCAATTGTCGACCCTGGATCTGCAACAGGAAATCCAGGAGGCTCTGGAATCCAATCCGATGCTCGAACGCCAGGAAGACGGCGACGACTTCGACAACTCCGATCCCATGGCCGACAACGCCGAACAGAAGCCCAACACCGAGATCCAGGAACCCTCCTATCAGGAGACCGCGCCGACAGTCGACAACCTCGAAGACGGCGAATGGAACGAGCGAATCCCCAACGAACTGCCCGTCGACACCGCCTGGGAAGACGTCTATCAGACCAGCGCCAGCAGCCTGCCCAGCAGCGACGATGACGAGTGGGATTTCACTACCCGCACCTCCGCCGGCGAGAGCCTGCAAAGCCACCTTTTGTGGCAGTTGAACCTGGCACCGATGTCCGACACCGATCGCCTGATCGCCGTCACCCTGATCGATTGCATCAACAATCAGGGCTACCTCGACGAAACCCTCGAAGAAATCCTCGACGCCTTCGATCCGGAACTCGACATCGAGCTGGACGAGATCGAAGCCGTCCTGCACCGCATCCAGCAATTCGAACCGGCCGGCATCGGCGCACGCAACCTGGGCGAATGCCTGCTGCTGCAATTGCGCCAGCTGTCGGCCAGGACCCCTTGGCTGACCGAGGCCAAGCGTCTGGTCACCGATTACATCGATTTGCTCGGCAGCCGCGACTACAGCCAGCTGATGCGCCGCATGAAGCTCAAGGAAGACGAACTGCGCCAGGTCATCGAACTGGTACAGAGCCTCAACCCGCGTCCCGGTTCGCAGATCGAATCCACCGAAGCCGAATACGTGGTACCTGACGTCATCGTGCGCAAGGACAACGAGCGCTGGCTGGTCGAACTGAACCAGGAGTCGGTGCCGCGTCTGCGGGTCAACGCCCAGTACGCCGGTTTCGTGCGGCGTGCCGACACCAGCGCCGACAACACCTTCATGCGCAATCAGTTGCAGGAAGCCCGCTGGTTCATCAAGAGCCTGCAGAGCCGCAACGAAACCCTGATGAAAGTGGCCACCCAGATCGTCGAGCATCAGCGCGGTTTTCTGGAGTACGGCGACGAAGCCATGAAGCCGCTGGTCCTGCATGACATCGCTGAAGCCGTGGGCATGCACGAGTCGACGATTTCCCGGGTGACCACACAGAAATTCATGCATACCCCACGGGGCATATATGAACTGAAATACTTTTTCTCCAGCCATGTGAGCACTTCCGAAGGCGGTGAATGCTCGTCCACGGCGATCCGCGCGATCATCAAGAAACTGGTTGCCGCGGAAAATCAGAAAAAGCCGTTGAGTGACAGCAAGATCGCTGGTTTACTGGAGGCACAAGGCATTCAGGTGGCTCGCCGCACCGTCGCCAAGTACCGCGAATCCCTCGGGATCGCGCCTTCGAGCGAACGCAAGCGGTTGATGTAA
- the lptB gene encoding LPS export ABC transporter ATP-binding protein gives MATLKAQHLAKAYKSRQVVRDVSLSIDSGQIVGLLGPNGAGKTTCFYMIVGLVQADQGRVLIDDLDVSHQPMHGRAKAGIGYLPQEASIFRKLSVADNIMAILETRQELDKAGRRKELESLLQEFHISHIRDNLGMSLSGGERRRVEIARALATAPKFILLDEPFAGVDPISVGDIKQIIHHLKAKGIGVLITDHNVRETLDICETAYIVNDGQLIAEGDSETILANDLVKEVYLGHEFRL, from the coding sequence ATGGCAACTCTGAAAGCTCAGCACCTGGCCAAGGCCTATAAAAGCCGCCAGGTTGTGCGCGACGTCAGCCTGTCGATCGACAGCGGTCAGATCGTCGGCCTGCTCGGCCCGAACGGCGCCGGCAAGACCACTTGCTTCTACATGATCGTCGGCCTGGTCCAGGCCGATCAGGGTCGCGTGCTGATCGACGACCTGGACGTCAGCCACCAGCCGATGCATGGTCGCGCCAAGGCCGGTATCGGCTATCTGCCGCAAGAAGCGTCGATCTTCCGCAAACTGTCGGTAGCCGACAACATCATGGCCATCCTCGAGACCCGCCAGGAGCTCGACAAGGCCGGTCGTCGCAAGGAGCTGGAAAGCCTGTTGCAGGAATTCCACATCAGCCACATCCGCGACAACCTCGGCATGAGCCTGTCCGGTGGTGAGCGCCGCCGCGTGGAGATCGCCCGCGCACTGGCCACGGCACCGAAGTTCATCCTGCTCGACGAACCGTTCGCCGGTGTCGACCCGATCTCGGTCGGTGACATCAAGCAGATCATCCACCACCTCAAGGCCAAGGGCATCGGTGTACTGATCACCGACCACAACGTCCGTGAGACGCTGGATATCTGCGAGACCGCCTACATCGTCAACGACGGCCAGCTGATCGCCGAAGGTGACTCCGAAACCATCCTCGCCAACGATCTGGTGAAGGAAGTCTATCTGGGTCACGAGTTCCGCCTGTAA
- the lptA gene encoding lipopolysaccharide transport periplasmic protein LptA, with translation MRLVKTLPILLSLGAALGSVSAWALPNDQEQPIRIQADDAQLDDKNGVATYKGDVIITQGSMIVKGNTVTMTRAPNGDIDVVTSVGNLAYFEQLQTAGDTKPVQGWGVTIQYHAAQNRVVLIDKAKVVDKDNNTTQGEKIVYDTVKKLASAGRATGSKVTEARPRIDMVIQPKKKTDEKTQ, from the coding sequence ATGAGGCTCGTTAAAACCCTCCCTATTTTGCTCAGTCTGGGCGCAGCACTGGGAAGCGTGAGCGCCTGGGCTCTGCCGAACGATCAAGAGCAGCCAATCCGCATTCAGGCCGACGATGCCCAGCTGGACGACAAGAACGGCGTTGCCACTTATAAAGGCGACGTGATCATCACCCAGGGTTCGATGATCGTCAAAGGCAACACCGTGACCATGACCCGCGCGCCGAACGGCGACATCGACGTCGTGACCTCGGTGGGCAACCTCGCCTACTTCGAACAGTTGCAGACTGCCGGCGACACCAAACCCGTTCAGGGCTGGGGTGTGACCATCCAGTACCACGCTGCGCAGAACCGCGTCGTGCTGATCGACAAGGCCAAAGTCGTCGACAAGGACAACAACACCACTCAGGGCGAGAAAATCGTCTATGACACGGTGAAGAAACTGGCCAGTGCCGGTCGAGCCACTGGCAGCAAGGTCACCGAAGCGCGTCCGCGCATCGACATGGTGATCCAGCCGAAGAAGAAAACCGACGAGAAAACCCAGTAA
- a CDS encoding ATP-binding cassette domain-containing protein — MSADNAYAVELKGVSFKRGARSIFNNVDIRIPRGKVTGIMGPSGCGKTTLLRLMGAQLRPSKGEVWVNGQNLPKLSRSDLFDARKHMGVLFQSGALFTDLDVFENVAFPLRVHTDLPDEMIRDIVLLKLQAVGLRGAIELMPDELSGGMKRRVALARAIALDPQILMYDEPFVGQDPIAMGVLVRLIRLLNDALGITSIVVSHDLAETASIADYIYVVGDGQVLGQGTPDELMSSDDPRIRQFMTGEPDGPVPYHFPAPDYRADLLGKRR, encoded by the coding sequence ATGAGTGCCGATAACGCCTACGCGGTCGAGCTGAAGGGAGTCTCCTTCAAGCGCGGTGCGCGGAGCATTTTCAATAACGTCGATATCCGCATACCCCGTGGCAAGGTCACCGGCATCATGGGGCCTTCCGGGTGTGGCAAGACGACACTGTTGCGCCTGATGGGCGCGCAGTTGCGGCCATCCAAAGGCGAGGTCTGGGTCAACGGCCAGAACCTGCCGAAGCTGTCGCGCAGCGATCTGTTCGATGCGCGCAAGCACATGGGCGTGCTGTTTCAGAGCGGTGCCCTGTTCACCGATCTCGATGTGTTCGAGAACGTCGCCTTCCCGCTGCGTGTTCATACCGACCTGCCGGACGAGATGATTCGCGATATCGTGCTGCTCAAGTTGCAGGCGGTGGGCCTGCGCGGTGCCATCGAATTGATGCCTGACGAGCTGTCCGGCGGCATGAAACGCCGCGTCGCCCTGGCCCGGGCCATTGCCCTCGATCCGCAGATCCTCATGTACGACGAACCGTTCGTCGGCCAGGACCCGATCGCCATGGGCGTGCTGGTTCGCCTGATCCGCCTGCTCAACGATGCCCTGGGAATCACCAGCATCGTGGTGTCCCACGACCTCGCCGAAACCGCGAGCATTGCCGACTACATCTATGTGGTCGGTGATGGCCAGGTATTGGGGCAGGGCACGCCGGACGAACTGATGAGCTCGGACGATCCGCGTATCCGTCAGTTCATGACCGGTGAACCCGACGGCCCGGTGCCGTATCACTTTCCAGCGCCGGATTACCGCGCCGATCTTCTGGGGAAGCGTCGCTGA
- the rapZ gene encoding RNase adapter RapZ → MRLIIVSGRSGSGKSTALDVLEDNGYYCIDNLPAGLLPELAERALIHTELAQPLVAVSIDARNLPSHLTRFPELLEDARAKHIQCDVLYLDADEETLLKRFSETRRRHPLSNANRSLAEAIQDESALLGPIADLADLKINTTNLNLYQLRDTIKLRLLNQPEPGTAFLVESFGFKRGMPVDADLVFDVRCLPNPYWKPELRAQSGLDQPVAEYLAAQPEVEEMYQDIYAYLHKWLPRFAASNRAYVTIAIGCTGGHHRSVYLTERLGQALQKTLKNVQVRHRDLS, encoded by the coding sequence ATGCGCTTGATCATCGTCAGTGGCCGTTCCGGCTCGGGTAAAAGTACCGCCCTGGATGTCCTTGAGGACAACGGTTACTACTGCATCGATAACCTGCCGGCCGGTCTACTGCCGGAACTGGCCGAACGCGCCCTGATTCACACCGAGCTGGCGCAGCCATTGGTGGCGGTATCGATCGATGCACGCAATTTGCCGAGCCATCTGACCCGATTTCCGGAATTGCTTGAAGACGCCCGTGCCAAGCATATTCAATGCGATGTCCTGTACCTGGATGCCGACGAAGAAACTCTGCTCAAGCGTTTCTCTGAAACTCGCCGCCGCCACCCACTGAGCAATGCCAATCGTTCGCTGGCAGAGGCCATTCAGGATGAAAGCGCCCTGCTCGGCCCCATTGCCGATCTCGCCGACCTGAAAATCAACACCACCAATCTCAACCTGTACCAGTTGCGCGATACCATCAAGCTGCGACTGCTGAACCAGCCGGAGCCGGGCACGGCGTTTCTGGTGGAGTCGTTCGGTTTCAAACGCGGCATGCCGGTGGATGCGGACCTGGTGTTCGATGTACGCTGCCTGCCGAACCCTTACTGGAAACCGGAGTTGCGCGCACAATCCGGTCTCGATCAGCCGGTCGCCGAGTATCTCGCGGCGCAGCCTGAGGTCGAGGAGATGTACCAGGATATTTACGCTTATCTGCACAAATGGTTGCCGCGCTTTGCGGCGAGCAACCGCGCTTACGTCACCATTGCAATCGGCTGCACCGGCGGGCATCACCGTTCCGTTTACCTGACCGAACGTCTTGGCCAGGCGCTGCAGAAGACCCTGAAGAACGTCCAGGTTCGCCACCGCGACCTCAGCTAA
- a CDS encoding superoxide dismutase, protein MAFTLPALPYAYDALEPHIDAQTMEIHYTKHHQTYINNLNAAVEGTEFAEWPVEKLVASVQQLPEKLRAAVINQGGGHANHSLFWEVMVPGGGGKPDGALAKAIDEQLGGLDSFKEAFTKAALNRFGSGWAWLSVTPEKKLMVESSGNQDSPLMNGNTPILGLDVWEHAYYLRYQNRRPEYISAFYNVINWPEVAARYQAALV, encoded by the coding sequence ATGGCTTTTACCCTGCCAGCCTTGCCTTACGCCTACGACGCACTGGAGCCGCACATCGATGCGCAAACCATGGAGATCCACTACACCAAGCATCACCAGACCTACATCAACAATCTGAATGCTGCGGTGGAGGGCACCGAATTCGCGGAGTGGCCGGTGGAAAAACTGGTCGCCAGCGTCCAGCAACTGCCGGAAAAACTTCGTGCGGCGGTGATCAATCAGGGCGGCGGTCACGCCAACCATTCGCTGTTCTGGGAAGTGATGGTGCCCGGCGGTGGCGGCAAGCCGGACGGCGCGCTGGCCAAGGCGATCGATGAGCAACTGGGTGGCCTCGACAGTTTCAAAGAGGCCTTCACCAAAGCCGCGCTGAACCGCTTCGGCAGTGGCTGGGCGTGGCTCAGCGTCACCCCGGAAAAGAAACTGATGGTGGAAAGCAGCGGTAATCAGGACAGCCCGTTGATGAACGGCAACACGCCGATTCTCGGCCTCGACGTGTGGGAGCACGCCTACTATCTGCGCTATCAGAACCGTCGGCCGGAATACATCAGCGCGTTCTACAACGTGATCAACTGGCCGGAAGTCGCTGCGCGCTATCAGGCCGCGCTGGTTTAA
- a CDS encoding HPr family phosphocarrier protein — protein sequence MPAREIEIINKLGLHARASAKFVGVAGQFPDCTIRVGRTPETTVDGKSIMAMMMLAAGKGTKIHLSTDGHQEQEAMDALVTLINNYFDEGG from the coding sequence ATGCCTGCTCGGGAAATAGAAATCATCAACAAGCTGGGCCTGCACGCCCGTGCATCGGCAAAATTCGTCGGCGTGGCGGGCCAGTTTCCCGATTGCACGATCAGAGTGGGCCGCACCCCGGAAACCACGGTTGACGGTAAAAGCATCATGGCGATGATGATGCTCGCGGCGGGCAAGGGCACCAAAATCCACCTGAGCACCGATGGCCACCAGGAACAGGAAGCCATGGACGCGCTGGTGACACTGATCAACAACTACTTCGACGAAGGTGGTTGA